A genomic region of [Eubacterium] eligens ATCC 27750 contains the following coding sequences:
- the hisG gene encoding ATP phosphoribosyltransferase — MRYITIALAKGRLAKKAMEIFEQIGIPCEEMKDEKTRKLIFTNEELGFRFFLSKPSDVPTYVEYGAADIGIVGKDTILEEGRSLYEVYDLQMGKCRMCVCGPESAREKLQHHELIRVASKYPNIAKDYFNNIKHQTVEIIKLNGSVELAPIVGLAEVIVDIVETGATLRENGLEVLEEVCPLSARMVVNQVSMKMEQERINKLINDVKKYIETQGR; from the coding sequence ATGAGATATATAACTATTGCATTAGCAAAAGGCCGTCTTGCAAAGAAGGCAATGGAGATATTTGAACAGATTGGTATTCCTTGCGAAGAGATGAAGGATGAAAAGACAAGAAAGCTTATCTTCACTAATGAAGAATTAGGATTCCGTTTCTTTTTATCAAAGCCATCTGATGTTCCTACATATGTAGAATATGGTGCGGCCGATATCGGTATTGTAGGTAAGGATACAATTCTTGAGGAAGGAAGAAGTCTTTATGAAGTATATGACCTTCAGATGGGCAAATGCAGAATGTGTGTATGCGGTCCTGAATCAGCAAGAGAAAAGTTACAGCATCATGAGCTTATAAGAGTTGCTTCTAAGTATCCTAACATTGCAAAGGATTATTTTAATAATATAAAGCACCAGACTGTAGAGATTATCAAGCTTAACGGTTCTGTCGAGTTAGCACCTATTGTAGGTCTTGCAGAGGTTATCGTTGATATCGTTGAGACAGGTGCAACTTTAAGAGAAAATGGTCTTGAAGTGCTCGAAGAGGTGTGTCCTCTTTCTGCGAGAATGGTTGTAAACCAGGTAAGCATGAAGATGGAGCAGGAGCGAATTAATAAACTTATTAATGATGTTAAGAAATATATAGAAACACAGGGCAGATAA
- a CDS encoding RluA family pseudouridine synthase, protein MKEINIDEKLAGQKMMRCLERYLSNAPKSFLYKMLRKKNITLNNSKATGDEKLKCGDIIKIFFSDETFEKFSADNNRTVNYDYYNRIYRPLDIIYENSDVIFINKPSGMLSQKAKPEDVSLVEYLIAHLIHKGELNAGDLASFKPGICNRLDRNTSGIVAAGKTTKGLQQLSEAFKQRTLGKYYLCIVKGNVDKRALIKGYLYKDNKTNKVTISRTETKDSLPIETEYIPVCSNGNVTLLKIHLLTGRSHQIRAHLASIGHPLIGDYKYGQKSVNDTFNRQYKVKDQMLHSYELDIPDMDIHIYAVIPDSFKNVMKGEQLCRPGIQEDLEALH, encoded by the coding sequence ATGAAAGAAATTAACATTGATGAAAAGCTCGCAGGTCAGAAGATGATGCGCTGTCTTGAGCGTTATTTATCCAACGCCCCTAAGAGCTTTCTTTACAAAATGCTGAGAAAAAAGAATATTACACTCAATAATTCCAAAGCAACAGGTGATGAGAAGTTAAAATGTGGTGATATAATCAAGATTTTCTTTTCTGATGAGACATTTGAAAAATTCTCAGCCGATAATAACAGAACAGTTAATTACGACTACTACAACAGAATATACAGGCCACTTGATATAATCTATGAGAATTCTGATGTTATATTCATTAATAAGCCTTCTGGCATGCTTTCACAGAAGGCAAAGCCTGAAGATGTGTCACTTGTTGAATATTTAATTGCACACCTTATACATAAGGGAGAACTTAACGCCGGTGATTTAGCGTCGTTCAAGCCTGGCATATGCAACAGATTAGACCGTAATACAAGCGGAATTGTAGCAGCTGGAAAGACTACTAAAGGATTACAGCAGTTATCGGAAGCATTTAAACAGAGAACCCTTGGAAAGTACTATCTGTGCATTGTAAAGGGGAACGTTGATAAGCGTGCTTTAATAAAAGGATATCTGTATAAAGATAACAAAACTAATAAAGTGACTATAAGCAGAACTGAAACTAAAGATTCACTTCCGATTGAGACAGAGTATATTCCGGTATGTTCTAATGGCAATGTGACTCTGCTAAAGATTCATCTTCTTACAGGACGAAGCCATCAGATAAGAGCTCATCTTGCAAGTATCGGACATCCTCTTATAGGTGATTATAAATACGGCCAGAAATCTGTTAATGACACATTTAACAGACAATACAAAGTAAAAGACCAGATGCTTCATTCATATGAATTGGATATTCCGGATATGGACATTCATATATACGCTGTAATACCTGATTCTTTTAAAAATGTCATGAAAGGAGAACAGTTATGCCGACCTGGAATTCAAGAGGACTTAGAGGCTCTACATTAG
- a CDS encoding Holliday junction resolvase RecU, giving the protein MPTWNSRGLRGSTLEDLINMSNDKYRTSHLALVQKIPTPIKPINIDQSTRHITLAYFDQKSTVDYIGVVQGIPVCFDAKECATDTFPIQNIHEHQIEFMREFEKQDGISFIIIYFSSRDEFYYVPFSDIINFWNRSENGGRKSFTYKEINQNFRIYANQGIPVHYLQTIQKDIELR; this is encoded by the coding sequence ATGCCGACCTGGAATTCAAGAGGACTTAGAGGCTCTACATTAGAAGACCTTATTAATATGTCTAATGATAAATACAGGACTTCACATCTTGCACTTGTCCAGAAGATTCCAACACCTATAAAGCCAATTAATATAGACCAGAGCACAAGACATATTACACTGGCATATTTTGACCAGAAAAGTACGGTTGACTATATTGGTGTCGTTCAGGGAATTCCTGTATGTTTTGATGCAAAAGAATGTGCAACGGATACATTTCCAATTCAGAACATCCATGAACATCAGATTGAATTCATGCGTGAATTTGAAAAACAGGACGGAATCTCCTTCATAATTATATATTTTTCTTCAAGAGATGAGTTCTATTATGTACCATTTTCTGATATAATAAATTTTTGGAATAGAAGTGAAAATGGTGGTCGAAAAAGCTTCACATATAAAGAAATAAATCAGAATTTCCGCATATATGCAAATCAGGGAATTCCTGTTCATTATCTGCAAACAATCCAGAAGGATATAGAATTACGATAG
- the hisZ gene encoding ATP phosphoribosyltransferase regulatory subunit, producing the protein MKKDLLHTPEGVRDIYSTECAEKKVIENRLHDVCASYGYNDIQTPSIEFFDVFNKERGSVPSNEMFKLFDRYGNTLVLRPDMTPSIARATAKYFEDRVLPVKLCYLGNTFVNVSKYYQGRLKENTMLGAELINDNSLAADYEIISMVIDCMLSAGLTEFQVELGNVAFFNGLLHKAGITGDSAEELLRLIKDKNYFGVEELLDSLNIDDAVAKALLELPQLFGGTEVLEKAKSLTDEEECIQAVSRLEELYELLKNNNYDKYISFDLGDLSEHAYYTGIIFHAYTFGTGEPVVNGGRYDKLLGQFGCDKASIGFSITIDRLIAALNRQNIHIPHDANGTLLVYNADRLSDAINVSKKLRSTGVNVCMIEYKDSKSDSQYIEYAKESSLVNVAFIDDEYTSDSTIRVIDESGKNERAAVKSLLGGTF; encoded by the coding sequence ATGAAGAAAGATTTACTACATACACCAGAGGGTGTACGCGATATATACAGTACAGAATGTGCAGAAAAGAAGGTCATTGAGAATCGTCTTCATGATGTCTGTGCATCATATGGCTATAACGATATACAGACACCTTCTATTGAATTCTTTGATGTATTCAATAAAGAACGTGGAAGTGTACCGTCTAATGAAATGTTCAAGCTTTTTGACAGATACGGAAACACTTTAGTATTAAGACCGGATATGACACCTTCCATTGCAAGAGCAACAGCAAAATATTTTGAAGACAGAGTTCTTCCTGTCAAGCTCTGTTATCTTGGCAATACATTTGTCAATGTAAGCAAGTATTATCAGGGAAGACTTAAAGAAAATACGATGCTTGGTGCAGAGCTTATCAATGATAACTCTCTGGCAGCGGATTATGAGATTATCTCTATGGTTATTGACTGCATGTTATCAGCAGGTCTTACTGAATTTCAGGTTGAGCTTGGTAACGTTGCTTTCTTTAATGGACTTTTACATAAAGCTGGCATTACAGGAGATTCTGCAGAAGAATTATTAAGACTTATCAAGGATAAGAATTACTTCGGTGTTGAAGAACTCTTAGATAGTCTTAATATTGATGATGCAGTTGCCAAAGCATTGCTTGAACTTCCTCAGTTATTTGGTGGTACAGAGGTGCTTGAAAAGGCTAAATCTTTAACAGATGAAGAAGAGTGCATACAGGCTGTTAGCAGACTTGAGGAGTTGTATGAGCTTCTTAAGAATAACAATTACGATAAATATATCTCATTTGATTTAGGAGATTTATCTGAACATGCATACTATACAGGTATTATTTTCCATGCATATACATTTGGAACTGGTGAGCCCGTTGTAAATGGCGGACGTTATGACAAGCTGCTTGGACAGTTTGGCTGTGACAAGGCATCTATCGGTTTCTCTATAACAATCGACAGACTTATAGCTGCACTTAACAGACAGAATATCCATATTCCACATGATGCCAACGGAACACTTCTTGTATACAATGCTGACAGGCTTAGTGATGCTATAAATGTATCTAAGAAATTAAGAAGCACTGGCGTTAATGTCTGCATGATTGAATATAAAGACAGCAAGTCTGATTCTCAATATATTGAATATGCTAAGGAATCATCATTGGTAAATGTAGCATTTATTGATGATGAATACACTTCTGATTCAACAATAAGAGTTATTGATGAATCAGGAAAAAATGAAAGAGCAGCTGTAAAAAGCCTTTTAGGAGGTACATTTTAA
- a CDS encoding diguanylate cyclase domain-containing protein, with protein sequence MNHDSHIMRNNHIDEYELVNGYAVVDNNFTIVTANEPMYLFLGMSMHFSIMDSIHQVDLDDFVDVANSLRPGIKKSMCIRMRRIDNSYRWVIVDIEKRVIPNTDSSEYLELHISDVLVIRELNKKLQHQINAFKNKTDENKNLLITQPEPAIKEFCLKNIEADNNCELSLIYLEVDNFEQFKATHTDDEFHRITYVIEDTILKAIDGRGLLGRLDDFKYIIAIKNINNEVKLRAFLEHIRTQISWHCKFIDSSYNIEFSIGIGRYPDNGKDLDLIKKKIQKAINIAHSKGGNRYIIYKEFLHGEIEDSDK encoded by the coding sequence ATGAATCATGATAGTCATATTATGAGAAATAACCATATTGATGAATATGAATTAGTTAATGGATATGCTGTTGTTGACAATAATTTTACTATTGTAACAGCTAATGAACCTATGTATCTGTTTCTTGGAATGTCCATGCATTTTTCCATAATGGACTCAATACATCAGGTTGATCTTGATGATTTTGTTGATGTTGCAAACAGCTTAAGACCTGGCATAAAGAAATCCATGTGTATACGGATGCGAAGAATAGATAATTCATACCGCTGGGTAATTGTTGATATTGAAAAGAGGGTTATACCTAATACTGATTCATCAGAATATCTTGAATTACATATATCTGATGTTTTAGTTATCCGTGAACTTAACAAAAAATTACAGCATCAGATTAACGCATTTAAAAATAAAACTGATGAAAATAAAAATTTACTAATTACGCAGCCAGAACCTGCCATCAAAGAATTCTGTTTAAAAAACATAGAAGCTGATAATAACTGCGAACTATCACTTATATATCTTGAAGTTGACAATTTTGAGCAGTTTAAAGCTACACATACAGATGATGAATTCCATAGAATAACATATGTAATTGAAGATACTATATTAAAAGCTATTGATGGCCGTGGTTTATTAGGCCGTCTGGATGATTTCAAATACATTATTGCTATTAAAAATATCAATAATGAAGTTAAGCTGCGTGCATTTTTGGAGCATATTAGGACCCAGATTTCATGGCATTGTAAATTTATTGATTCATCATATAATATAGAATTTTCTATTGGCATAGGAAGATATCCTGATAATGGAAAGGATTTAGATCTTATTAAGAAAAAAATCCAAAAAGCAATTAATATAGCACATTCTAAAGGAGGCAACAGATATATAATCTATAAGGAGTTCCTGCACGGAGAAATCGAAGATTCTGATAAATAG
- the hisB gene encoding imidazoleglycerol-phosphate dehydratase HisB, giving the protein MAVSEIRQATVKRKTSETDIALFLRIDGSGEAEVDTGIGFFDHMLKSFAKHGLFDLKLKVTGDLIVDCHHTIEDVGIVLGEAIKEAIGDKMSIRRYGDIILPMDETLIMCAIDLSGRPYLGFESTFTADSVGYFDTQMVKEFFYAISYSAGMNLHIRKIAGENDHHIIEGMFKAFAKALDEATVKDTRIKTILSTKGSL; this is encoded by the coding sequence ATGGCTGTATCTGAAATCAGACAGGCAACTGTAAAAAGAAAAACGAGTGAAACTGATATTGCTTTATTTTTAAGAATTGATGGTTCGGGAGAAGCAGAGGTCGATACAGGAATCGGCTTCTTCGACCATATGTTAAAAAGCTTTGCTAAGCATGGTCTTTTTGATCTTAAGTTAAAAGTAACTGGTGACCTAATAGTTGACTGCCACCATACTATCGAAGATGTCGGAATTGTACTTGGAGAAGCTATCAAAGAAGCTATAGGAGATAAGATGTCCATAAGAAGATATGGTGATATTATTCTTCCTATGGATGAAACACTTATCATGTGTGCCATAGACCTTTCAGGAAGACCGTATCTTGGCTTTGAATCTACATTTACAGCAGACAGCGTTGGATACTTTGATACACAGATGGTTAAAGAATTCTTCTATGCAATATCCTACAGTGCAGGCATGAATCTTCATATAAGAAAGATTGCAGGTGAAAACGATCATCACATTATTGAGGGCATGTTTAAAGCATTTGCAAAGGCATTGGATGAGGCAACTGTTAAAGATACAAGAATCAAGACAATTCTCTCTACTAAGGGAAGTCTCTAA
- the hisD gene encoding histidinol dehydrogenase: MRIVELTDESKNNILENLLKRSPNSYGKFESAVAEILLNIKTRGDEALFEYTKNFDKADINADNIVVTEAEIEEAYSLVDPELIDVIRKAIVNIRSFHEKQKQYSWFDSKPDGTILGQKVTALARVGVYVPGGKAAYPSSVLMNVLPAKVAGVDQIIMCTPPDKEGKVYPTTLVAAKEAGVDVIYKAGGAQAVAAMAYGTKSIPKVDKICGPGNIYVALAKKAVFGYVSIDSVAGPSEILVIADETANPRYVAADLLSQAEHDEMASAILVTTSEDLAHKVSAEVDKFVAELSRKEIIQKSLDNYGYILVAKDIDEAVDVANEIASEHMEIVTKNPFDVMTKVKNAGAIFLGEYSSEPLGDYFAGPNHVLPTNGTAKFFSPLSVDDFIKKSSIISYSRNALEAIHTDIEKFATAEHLTAHANSIKVRFEN; this comes from the coding sequence ATGCGTATCGTTGAATTAACAGATGAAAGTAAGAATAATATTTTAGAGAATCTTTTAAAGAGAAGTCCTAACAGCTATGGAAAGTTTGAATCAGCCGTTGCTGAGATTCTTCTTAATATCAAGACAAGAGGTGATGAGGCTTTATTTGAATATACTAAGAATTTTGATAAGGCTGATATCAATGCTGACAATATTGTCGTAACAGAGGCAGAGATTGAAGAAGCATATTCTTTAGTTGACCCTGAGCTTATTGATGTTATAAGAAAGGCTATCGTTAATATTCGTTCTTTCCATGAGAAGCAGAAACAGTACAGCTGGTTTGATTCTAAGCCGGATGGAACTATATTAGGTCAGAAGGTTACTGCACTTGCAAGAGTAGGTGTGTATGTACCTGGTGGAAAGGCTGCCTATCCTTCATCAGTTCTTATGAATGTTCTTCCGGCAAAGGTTGCAGGCGTTGATCAGATTATAATGTGTACTCCACCTGATAAAGAAGGAAAGGTATATCCTACAACACTTGTTGCAGCTAAAGAAGCTGGTGTTGATGTTATATACAAGGCTGGTGGAGCGCAGGCTGTTGCAGCTATGGCATATGGTACAAAATCAATTCCTAAGGTTGATAAGATATGTGGACCTGGTAACATATATGTTGCCCTTGCTAAAAAGGCCGTATTTGGTTATGTAAGCATTGATTCTGTTGCTGGTCCTAGTGAGATTCTTGTAATTGCTGATGAGACTGCTAATCCTCGTTACGTTGCAGCAGATCTTTTATCTCAGGCTGAACATGATGAGATGGCATCTGCAATTCTTGTAACTACAAGTGAAGACCTTGCACATAAGGTATCTGCAGAAGTTGATAAGTTTGTAGCTGAATTATCAAGAAAGGAAATTATCCAGAAATCACTTGATAATTACGGATATATTCTTGTTGCTAAGGATATTGATGAGGCTGTAGATGTTGCTAACGAGATTGCATCAGAGCATATGGAAATCGTTACAAAGAATCCTTTTGATGTTATGACTAAGGTTAAGAACGCAGGTGCTATCTTCCTTGGAGAATACAGTTCAGAGCCTCTTGGTGATTACTTTGCAGGTCCTAACCACGTTCTTCCTACTAATGGAACAGCTAAGTTCTTCTCACCTTTAAGTGTTGATGACTTCATTAAGAAATCGAGCATTATTTCATATTCTAGAAATGCTCTTGAAGCTATCCACACTGATATTGAGAAATTTGCTACAGCAGAGCATCTTACAGCTCATGCTAATTCAATTAAGGTAAGATTTGAAAATTAA